From the Pseudomonas syringae KCTC 12500 genome, the window CATTGCCGATGTCGTAGTCAAAGCCGACGATGCTGCCATCCGGGGCCTTGGACGCGAACGGAGGGTAAGCCGCTTCGATACCGATTTTCAGTGGTTTTTCATCAGCAAAGATCGGCTGGGCGAGCACGGACAACGCCATCGCGCCAATAAGCATGAGCTTTTTCATTTCCAGGGACTCCATCGGTAAAGCACGACAAGTGGCAAAGTGAGCAAGCGCCCAATGTGCGAAAGGACAATCTCGGGGAAAAGCGACGCCGGATACGTGACACCGCGCTGGCGGCTCACAGCCCTTCGGCGAATGAGGGGCATTTTAACGACAGGCTCGAAGTCGATATTTCTTCAATGCGACAACTAGTTACAGAAGCGCTTGAAAACCCACCACACGGTATTGACGGGGCCCGTTTCTGCTGATCCAGCAGCGCAGACTAAACCTGTCATAACAGCAAAAAGCGCGCCCATTATTGGCAAACCCTTTTAATCCGGCAAGCCCAGCGTGCCACATGGCGATTTAAAAGCCTTGCTGCGTCGTACTTTCCTACACAGAAACCCCAGACATGTCCCACAACGAAGCGCTGCGCGACAACGCCGTGTAAACCGGTAACAACCCGATATATATCCCTTTTCCCGTACCAGACGCCGAAAACGAAGGCGCCCCGTTCGGCTCTCACCAAACGGGGCGCTTCAGTCACAGGATCACTCAAGCAGCGTTCATGGCCTTGTGCGTGTCGATCAGATGCTGCACCACGCCCGGGTCGGCCAGGGTAGAGATGTCACCCAGCGCATCGTACTCGGCGGTCGCAATCTTGCGCAGGATGCGGCGCATGATCTTGCCCGAACGGGTCTTCGGCAGGCCGGGCGCCCACTGAATGAAGTCAGGCGAGGCAATCGGACCGATCTCCTTGCGCACCCAGTTGCGCAATTCGGTGCGCAGCGCGTCGCTCGGTTCTTCACCGCCATTGAGGGTCACATAAACGTAAATGCCCTGCCCTTTCAGGTCATGCGGCACACCGACCACAGCAGCCTCGGCGACTTTCGGGTGCGCAACCATTGCGCTTTCGATTTCAGCCGTGCCCATGCGGTGGCCGGAAACGTTGAGCACGTCATCCACACGCCCGGTGATCCAGAAATAACCGTCCTCGTCACGACGGGCACCGTCACCGGTGAAGTACATGCCACGGAACGTCTTGAAGTAGGTGTCGACGAAACGGTCATGATCGCCGTACAGCGAGCGCGACTGGCCCGGCCACGAATCGAGGATCACCAGATTGCCCTCGGCAGCGCCCTCGATGAGGTTGCCCAGGTTATCCACCAGCGCCGGAATCACACCGAAGAACGGACGTGTCGCCGAGCCCGGTTTCAGGGCGGTCGCGCCTGGCAACGGGCTGATCAGGATGCCGCCGGTTTCAGTCTGCCACCAGGTATCGACAATCGGGCAGTTCTGCTTGCCGACCGTGTTGTAGTACCAGGCCCAGGCTTCCGGGTTGATCGGCTCGCCCACCGAACCCAGCAGGCGCAGGCTGGAACCGTCGGCGCCTTCAACGGACTTGGTGCCTTCAGCCATCATGGCGCGAATCGCGGTCGGCGCGGTGTAGAGGATATTGACCTTGTGCTTGTCGATGATCTTCGACACGCGGGTGATGTCCGGATAGTTCGGCACGCCTTCGAACAGCAGCGTGGTCGCACCATTGGCCAGAGGGCCGTAGACAATGTAACTGTGCCCGGTGACCCAGCCGACGTCGGCGGTGCACCAATAGACTTCACCTGGTTTGTAGTCGAACACGCGTTCGTGGGTCAGCGCGGCATACAGCAGGTAACCTGCGGTGGTGTGCAACACGCCCTTGGGTTTGCCGGTCGAGCCCGAGGTGTAGAGAATGAACAGCGACTCTTCAGCACCCATCTCTTTCGGCGCGCAGGTGCTGGACGCCACTTCCAGAAGCGAGTGGTACCAGATATCACGGTGACGGTTCCATTCGATCTCGCCCCCGGTGCGCTTGCAGACGATGACCTTCTGCACGCTGCTGGTTTCCGGGTTGGTCAGGGCGCGGTCGACGTTGGCCTTGAGCGCTGTCTTCTTGCCGCCACGCAGACCTTCGTCGGCAGTGATGACCACTTTGGAACTGCAATCGATAATCCGGCCAGCCAGCGCTTCGGGCGAGAAGCCGCCGAACACCACCGAGTGAATCGCACCGATCCGCGCGCACGCCAGCATGGCGACCACAGCCTCGGGGATCATCGGCATGTAGATGGTCACGACGTCACCACGGTGCACGTCCTGGCCACGCAGCGCGTTGGCGAACTTGCACACTTCGGCGTGCAGTTCGCGGTAGGTGATTTCCCGGTGCTCGGAAGGGTCATCGCCCTCCCAGATGATGGCGATGCTGTCGCCGCGTTCTTCCAGATGGCGATCCAGGCAGTTGTAGGCAACGTTCAGCGTGCCGTCGGCGAACCATTTGATATCGACACGGTGATCATCGAACGAGGTCTGTTTGACCACGGTGAAAGGTTTGATCCAGTCGAGGCGCTGAGCCTGTTCACGCCAGAAACCATCAGGGTTGACCACCGACTGCTGGTACATGGCCTTGTAGGTCGCTTCATCCGTCAGCGTAGTCGCTGCGACTTCTGGGCGGACGGGGTACAGGGAAGCTGCACTCATCTTGGTTACCTCGGTGGATAGTTGTTGTTTTATGCCCCTGTTGTATCCCGCCCCACCCGCAGGGGCCATTCGACGTTGGTCTTACCGGGCGGGGCCGGAGCTGCAAGCCATAAGCTGCAAGCCATAAGCTGCAAGCCGCAAGCATTAAGCCCGAAAGCTTGAAGCTTGAAGCTTGAAGCTTGAAGCTTGCAGCTTGCAGCTTGCAGCTTGCAGCTTGCACCTGCCCTCAAGATTATTACCATTTTGATAAAAGCGCTTATCCAAAGTCTTTATATATGCACTGTCGCAACAGGCATAGAATTCGATCCGCCAACAAGGCAGACATCAACTGCCCCCACGCAGTGTTGTTCCAACTCGAAAAACGTATCAGACCGCCTTAGCCCATGATGTCAAAAACGTGATGCGACGGCGCTCACTTTGAAAAAGGTAAACGACAATGAAAGCTTTATTAGTGGCATTGGCCCTGTGCGGTATCAGCAGTTTCGCCATGGCCGAAGAATCGCAGACCAAAGTGGCTGCGCAACAGGCGCGTGTCGAGCAATATACCTACGGCACTCATCTGGATATCGCCCGGGTTATTTCCATCAGCCAGATCCCTAACGTCTGCGCAGTGGTCCCGGCGCGCATGGTGTATGAAGATTCGCAAGGCGCGCGCCACACCATGGGCTATCAGGTGATGGGCAACGGCTGCAGCAACGGTTGAGGCTTCTTGCCGTTGCAACCTGTGCACGACGCCTCGCCGCTATATTAAGGTGCGAGGCGCATGCACGAAGTGGCTGACACGACTAGCAATGAGCGAGTTATTTATCGACAGGATGCGGATCTGATTCGCGCCCTAATTCATAGTCGCGCAACTTGTTGGCAATCGTTGTATGAGACACCTCCAGGCGTTTACCTAATTGGCGACTGCTGGGATATTGCGCATACAGTTGTTCCAGCACCGACTTTTCAAAGCGCCCGATAATAGCGCCCAGCCCGCCCTCCAGCGACACTTCACTCAATCCTTGTCGCACGCCGTAATCCGGCAAACGAATGTGCTCGGCCTGCACCTTGCCGCCATCACACAGCGATACGGCCTGAAACAATACGTTTTCCAGTTGCCGCACATTGCCGGGCCAGTGGTACTGACTCAGACGCTTGATGGCCGCAGGTGATATGCCGGGCAGCGGACAGCCTATCTGCCGGCTGGCCTGATCGATAAAATGCTCCACCAGAGGCTCAAGACCGTCCAGACAGTCGCGCAGTGGCGGTATATGCAGCGACAGCACGTTAAGGCGATGATAAAGGTCCTGCCTGAACATGCCTTTGGCGCACAGCTCCGAAAGATCGACCTGGGTCGAACACATCACTCGCACATCAAGAAACATGTCCTCGTCACTGCCGACCCGGCGAAAGCTGCCGTCCTGAATGAAGCGCAGCAGTTTGGCCTGCATACGGGCGCTCAGCTCACCTACACCATCGAGAAACAGCGTGCCGCCCGCGGTCAGTTCCAACAGCCCCAGCCGCCCTTCCGCACGCGCGCCTTCGAACGCACCAGGGTCATAACCGAACAGCTCGATCTCGGCCATGGACTCCGACAACCCGGCACAGTTGAGTGCCATCAGCGGTGACTGGCCGCGCGGGCTTGCCAGGTGACAGGCGCGGGCCAGCAACTCCTTGCCGGTGCCGGTTTCGCCCTCGATCAGCAGCGGCGCATCGAGGGGCGCCATGCGCCGCGCCTCTCGAACCACAGCAGCCATGACCTTCGAGCTCTGAAAGATGCTGTCGAAGCCACGCAGCTCCTGCTTGCGCACATGGTAGATGCGCTCGCCGACCCGATCCGCGCGGTGCAGCGTCAGCACGGCCCCGGCCATGGCTTCGCTGTCGTCATGTTCCGATTGCAGAGGTGCGATGTCGGCAAGAAACACATCGCCACATACCTTTACCCGCAGCCCATTGATCCGCGACTGGCTGGCGCGCACCAGCTCAGGCAGGTCGAAATCTTCGGCGTAACGCGACAAGGGCATGCCCGGCACTTCATCGACCCGCACGCCCAGCAACTGCGCAGCGGCACGATTGGCCGCAACGATCGCCCCGCCCATGTCGATGGACAACACCGGGAATTCCAGCGCACCGAGCAAGGCATTGAGCTCCATGTGCCGGCGCTCGCTGGGCATCAGCCCGACGCGCTTGACGCCGAACACCCCGGTGATCGCCTCGAACTTCGGGCGCAAGGCCTGGAACTGCAGGTTGATCAGGTTCGGGCAATGCAGATAGATCGCGTCACCGTGTTCGCCCCCCACTTCGCCGCGCGCCACGTTGACGCCGTAAGCCACCAGCAGATCGAGAATGTCGCGAAGAATGCCGATGCGGTTCTGGCAGTGCACCTTGATGCGCATGAGTCATCGTCCCTGTGAGGGTATGTTTTTCATGAGTCGGCAAAATTAATGTCAACAATACGTTACGCATGCCCGCTTCGCGAGCGGCAGTATGCTTGATTTCAAGCCTCTTCCATCGCAAGCGTAAACTTTTCGTTACGAACCAGTGATCAAACCCATGCGCAACCCTGCCCACACCCGCTGACGCGCCCTCGAAACCGGGTTATTCCTGAACACAGGCTTTTACAAGAACACTCTAAAAACACCAGCCTTTCGAGGACATCAGCATGGCCCAGACGCTTTACGTGGCACGCGAGCCGGACGCTTCGGGTTTCATCGATTACACGGCGGACGAACATGCGGTATGGAACACCCTGATTACCCGGCAGATGAAAATCGTCGAAGGACGTGCCTGTCAGGAGTATCTGGACGGCATCAAGCAACTGGGCCTGCCACTCGATCGTATTCCTCAGCTAGGCGAAATCAACAAGGTTCTGGGCGCGACCACGGGCTGGCAGGTCGAGCGAGTGCCCGCGCTGATCCCCTTCCAGACGTTTTTTGAACTGCTGGCCAGCAAGCGCTTTCCGGTGGCGACGTTCATTCGTAGCGCAGAAGAACTGGACTACCTGCAGGAACCGGACATCTTTCATGAAATATTTGGCCACTGCCCGCTGTTGACCAATCCATGGTTTGCCGAATTCACCCACACCTACGGCAAACTCGGCCTGAGCGCGAGCAAGGAACAACGCGTGTACCTGGCCCGGCTGTACTGGATGACCATCGAGTTTGGTCTGGTCGATACACCGCAAGGACGGAAAATCTACGGCGGCGGCATCCTTTCTTCACCGAAGGAAGCGTTGTACAGCTTATCGGCAGCCCCCGAACACCAGCCTTTCGATCCGCTTGAGGCGATGCGCACACCTTATCGCATCGACATTCTGCAACCGCTGTACTTTGTCCTGCCGGATCTGAAGCATCTGTTCGACCTGGCGCAGCAAGACATCATGGCGCTGGTCGGGCAAGGCATGCAGTTGGGCTTGCACGCTCCCAAGTTTCCACCTAAAACCAAAAGCCACGCCGCCTGACGCTCGGCCCGCTATCCGAAAAGGACACTCTGCTTATGACCACCTTGAATCAAGCCCACTGTGAAGCCTGCCGTGCCGATGCGCCGCAGGTCAGCGAAGCCGAATTGCCGGAACTGCTCAAGCAGATCCCGGACTGGAACATCGAGGTCCGCGACGCGGTGATGCAGCTGGAAAAAGTGTTTCTGTTCAAGAATTTCAAATGGGCGCTGGCGTTCACCAATGCCGTGGGCGAAATTGCCGAAGCGGAAGGCCATCACCCGGGCCTGTTGACCGAGTGGGGCAAGGTGACCGTGACCTGGTGGAGCCACTCGATCAAGGGCCTGCATCGCAACGACTTCATCATGGCCGCGCGCACGGATGAAGTGGCCAAGGGTGCAGAAGGCCGAAAATAAAATGATCAACGGGCTGTGGACCCTGCTCATGCGGTCCGGCCCAATGAAATCAAGCTGCTCAGCGCCTCGCGAGGCGAAAAGCCAGACAGTGAAAAAGCCATTTTGTTTCACGATCAGGGCAATCGGGGTAAAAAAATATCCTGATTGTCATTTTCAGTGGGTTATCCTGCGCATGCTTTTTTAAAGCACGGTTCTATCTGCAACCCCTTGCGAGGAGCGACGACGATGCATGAAATCCCTAACTTCCCACCAGGCCAACAGGAACCACAACAGTCGACTCTGGCTCAGCAAGAGCTTGGTCAACCTGTCGCAATGAAAGCAGCACCCTCGGCTCAAGACAGCCAGAAAGCCGGACGCAAAGACTGAAGGCGATTGTTTTCAGGCGTATCGAAAAACGGTTTTGCCGGTTTTCAATACGCCTGGAAAACCAGCAACAGGCAAACAGCAGATTTTTATGAGCGACTTCACTGAAACCCAAGCCAGCGCCCTGATTGGCACCGCCGAGAAAATGATCGAGATCTGGTCACGCCTCAGCCCGGAAAAACAGAGCGCCCTGCTCGCCCGTTTCGGTACTCAGGAAAACGCCTTGGCCGCTCTCGTAACCACACACCTTGTGGCACCCAGGGACAAATAGCCCCCTCCATTCAGGTTTATTTCAATCTGTTGCACCTGCATCGCCCGATGCATCGGTATGATAAGCACTTCGAGAGCTTGCTAAGGGTTTTTCCCCGCCCGCTCGAACGCCATGCCCGCAAAAGAATGAAAGCCCGCCCCATGTCCGAGACACAGCAAAACACACCACAAACCCCGATGGCCGTTACCCTGACCGTCGTGTCCATCGTGATGTTCACCTTTATCGGCTACCTGAACATCGGCATTCCCCTCGCCGTTCTGCCCGGCTATGTCCACAGTGATTTGGGCTTCGGTGCAGTTATCGCCGGGCTGGTCATCAGCGTGCAGTACCTGGCCACGCTGATCAGTCGCCCCTGGTCGAGTCGCATCATCGACAATCTGGGCAGCAAAAAAGCTGTGCAGATCGGGCTGACCGGTTGCGGGCTGAGCGGTGTGTTCATGCTGGTGCCGGTGTGGCTGGACAGTTGGCCGATGGCGAGCCTGGTGATTCTGCTGATTGGCCGGGTGATCCTCGGTGCCGCGGAAAGCCTTGTCGGTTCTGGCTCGATTGGCTGGGGCATCGGCCGGGTCGGCGCGCAGAACACCGCCAAGGTCATTTCCTGGAATGGCATCGCCAGCTACGGCGCGCTGGCCATCGGTGCGCCACTGGGTGTGTGGATGGTTGACGAACTCGGCCTGTGGACAGTGGGTGTGAGCATCATGCTGCTGTGCGCGCTGGGGCTCTACCTGACGTGGCATAAAGAGCCCGCGCCGATCGTGCAGGGCGAGCGACTGCCATTCATGCATGTACTGGGACGAGTGTTTCCGCATGGCATGGGCCTGGCGTTGGGCGGTATCGGCTTTGGCACTATCGCGACGTTTATCACCCTGTATTACGCGAGCAACCACTGGCCGAACGCCGCGCTGTGCCTGACGCTGTTTGGTGGCAGCTTCATCGCCGCGCGCCTGCTGTTCGGCAGCCTGATCAATCGCCTGGGCGGCTTTCGAGTGGCGATTGTCTGTATGTCCGTGGAAAGCCTGGGGCTCTTGCTGCTGTGGCTTGCGCCCACTCCGGACCTGGCACTGGCTGGCGCGGCGCTGACCGGTTTCGGCTTTTCGCTGGTGTTCCCGGCGCTGGGCGTGGAAGCGGTCAATCTGGTCCCGGCGTCAAGCCGAGGCGCTGCAGTCGGGGCCTACTCGCTGTTCATCGACCTGTCACTGGGCATCACCGGCCCACTGGCAGGCGCCATTGCCGCCGGCTTCGGCTTCGTCTCGATCTTCCTGTTCGCGGCACTGGCGTCACTCACCGGGTTGGCGTTGAGCGTTTATCTGTACAAGCAGGCGCAGGTGCTGCGCCAGTAATGATCGGTGCTCATAGTCATACAGGTCCTGAAGAGCCCGGAAAGCAGAGTTTTCAGGCTGCTGCCCGCAGGGCGTAGTGGTGTGACCCCCGAAGGTTGGATGCAACCTTTGGAGGCGTCATGGGTAAATATACAGAGCAGGCAAAACTCGCAGCCGTGAAAGAGTATTGTGCTGGCAAGGCAGGTTTGAGGGATGTTGCGCATCGCCACGATGTGGATTTTTCCTGCCTTAGGCAGTGGGTTGCGGCCTATCAGATTCATGGCGTAGCGGGCCTGCAAGAGAAAAAACGCCAGCGCTACAGTGACGAGTTCAAGCTGACTGTTTTGAAGCGCATGCATGATGAGCGTTTATCTCTGCGCCAGACAGCGGCCTTGTTCGATATCCGTCAGTTCGGCATCATCGGTCTATGGCAGCGCCATTATGAAGAAGGGGCCTTTGATGCCTCCTCCAAGCCACCCACAAAAGCCGGACGCCCAAGAAAGATGACGACTGCACTTCCGCCTGTGAACGCCCCCTCAATCGACGATGAATCGCGCTCGCGTGACGAGTTGCTTGCCGAGGTGAAGCAACTGCGGATGGAGGTCGACTATCTAAAAAAGCTCGATGCCTTGGCTCAGAAGAAGCAACGAATAGCGCAACAGAAAAAGCGCAAATCGTAACCGAACTGAGACTGGGGCATTCTCTGGGTGGCCTGCTGAAGCTTGCCGGTCTGGCGCGCAGCACTTTTTACTATCAACAAAAGGTACTGCAAGCGGGCGATAAGTACGCCGGGCTGAAAGACCTGATTCAGACAGTTTTCTACGATCATAAAGGCCGGTATGGCTATCGTCGTATCACGGCGGCGTTGCGGCGCGCAGGCCATCTTGTGAACCACAAGACGGTGCAGAAACTGATGGGGCAGCTTGGCCTGAAGAGCCTGGTGCGAGTGAAGAAATACCGCTCTTACAAGGGCGAAGTAGGCAAGGCTGCGCCCAACATTCTCAAGCGTGATTTCAAGGCCCAGCACCTTAATGAAAAATGGGCCACGGACGTCACCGAGTTCAAAGTGGGAGGCCAGAAGCTCTATCTGTCGCCCATCATGGATCTGTACAACGGCGAAATCATTTCCTATGCAATCGCCAGGCGCCCGCTGTACTCCATGGTGGACGAAATGCTTGAAGGAGCGTTCAAGAAGCTTGAGCCGCATGAAAAGCCTATTTTGCACTCAGACCAGGGCTGGCAATATCGGATGCCTGTTTACCAACGATTACTCAATGAGCATTCGATCACATGCAGCATGTCGCGCAAGGGCAACTGCTACGACAACGCGGCTATGGAAAGTTTTTTTGGCACGCTGAAGTCCGAGTTTTTCTATCTGAACAAATTTAACAATCTGGATGAGCTTCATGCGGGCATCGACGAGTACATTGAGTATTACAATCAGTCACGCATCAAACTGAAACTTAACGGCCTGAGCCCTGTGGAGTTCAGAATGCAGGCCGCTCAGGCAGCGTAGAAATAATCGTCCAACCTTCGGGGGTCATACCATAGGAGCGTGGGAACGGGGCTTTTGTAGGAGCGAACTTGTTCGCGAAGACATTGTTTTGAACGCCAGATCTTCCGCGACGGTACGAGCCCTTTCGCGAACAAGTTCGCTCCTACGTTCGAGCGTGAGGGCGGGATGGCTTTTGTAGGAGCGAACTTGTTCGCGAAGGCATTGTTTTGAACGCCAAATCTTCTGCGACGGTACGAGCCCTTTCGCGAACAAGTTCGCTCCTACGTTCGAGCGTGGGAACGGGGCTTTTGTAGGAGCGAACTTGTTCGCGAAGGCATTGTTTTGAACGTTAAATCTTCTGCGACGGTACGGGCCCTTTCGCGAACAAGTTCGCTCCTACGTTCGAGCGTGGGAACGGGGCTTTTGTAGGAGCGAACTTGTTCGCGAAGACATTGTTTTGAACGCCAGATCTTCCGCGACGGTACGAGCCCTTTCGCGAACAAGTTCGCTCCTACGTTCGAGCGTGGGAACGGGGCTTTTGTAGGAGCGAACTTGTTCGCGAAGGCATTGTTTTGAACGCCAGATCTTCCGCGACTGTACGAGCCCTTTCGCGAACAAGTTCGCTCCTACGTTCGAGCGTGAGGGCGGGATGGCTTTTGTAGGAGCGAACTTGTTCGCGAAGGCATTGTTTTGAACGCCAAATCTTCTGCGACGGTACGAGCCCTTTCGCGAACAAGTTCGCTCCTACGGCCTGCGGCCAGAATCAAGCGTAGACTTTTGTATAGCGCTGAGCACTGCGTGGCACGAGACTGAAAAACACCTCAAAAATCCACTTTCCCGCGTCCGGCCTTGATCGAGCCGCGTTTGCTCTTGGACTCCAGGCGCCGGGTCTTGGAGCCGAGCGTCGGACGGGTCGGGCGGCGTTTCTTTTCGACCTTGGCCGCGTTGACGATCAGCTCACTCAAACGCAGCAAGGCATCGGCACGGTTCTGCTCCTGGGTCCGATACTGCTGAGCCTTGAGCACGATCACGCCGTCGCTGGTAATCCGGCTGTCACTCAACGCCAGCAGCCGTTCCTTGTAAAACGGCGGCAGCGATGAGGCGTTGATGTCGAAACGCAAATGCACCGCGCTGGAGACCTTGTTGACGTTCTGCCCGCCCGCGCCCTGAGCACGGATAGCGGTCAATTCGATCTCTGCATCCGGCAGATGAACGTTGTTGGAAATCACCAGCATCGGGGTCTCTTCTTCTCGGAAACGGGCAAGGCTATTTGCCAGACTGTGCAGATAGGACAACGCTACGCCTGTTTTTGGCCCGGTAACAGACCCACATCACCGCCAGCCAAACAGGTATCGCATAGACCGATATGCTGATGCCGGGGATCATCAGCATGATGCCGAGGATAAACACCACAAAGGCCAGGCACACATAGTTGCCATAGGGATACCACAGCGCCTTGAACAGCGGCACCTGGGCGGTCCGGTTCATGTGTTGGCGGAATTTCAGGTGCGAGTAGCTGATCATCGCCCAGTTGATCACCAGCGTGGCCACCACCAGCGACATCAACAGTTCCAGCGCCTGCTGCGGCACGAAATAGTTGAGCAGCACCGCGACCAGTGTCACGGCGGCAGAGGCAAAGATCGCCTTGACCGGCACCCCGCGTTTGTCGACCTGGGCCAGCGCCTTGGGCGCATCACCCTGCTCGGCCATGCCCACCAGCATGCGGCTGTTGCAGTAAGTGCCGCTGTTGTAGACCGACAGCGCTGCCGTCAGCACCACAAAGTTGAGGATGTGCGCCGCCGTGTCGCTGCCGAGCATCGAGAACACCTGCACGAACGGGCTGCCGCTGTAGGAGTCGCCAGACGCATTGAGGCTGGCCAGCAAGCTATCCCACGGCGTCAGCGACAAAAGCACCACCAGCGCGCCGATGTAGAAAATCAGGATGCGGTAGATGACCTGGTTGATCGCCTTGGGGATCACGGTCTTCGGCTGTTCGGCTTCGGCAGCGGTGAAACCGAGCATCTCCAGGCCGCCGAAGGAGAACATGATGATTGCCAGCGCCATCACCAAACCACTGACACCGTTGGGAAAGAATCCGCCATGCTCCCAGAGGTTACTGACCGAGGCCTGCGGGCCGCCGCTGCCACTGACCAGCATGTAACTGCCCAGCGCAATCATGCCGATGATCGCCACCACCTTGATGATCGCGAACCAGAACTCGGTTTCGCCGAAGACCTTGACGTTGGTCAGGTTAATGGCATTGATCAGCACGAAGAAGGCTGCCGCGGAGACCCAGCCCGGGATGTCCGGCAACCAGTAATGAATGTATTTGCCGACGGCAGTCAGCTCGGACATACCGACCAGGATGTACAGCAGCCAGCAATTCCAGCCCGACAGGAACCCGGCGAAACCGCCCCAGTAGTTGTGGGCGAAGTGGCTGAACGAGCCGGCGACCGGCTCTTCGACGATCATCTCGCCCAGCTGGCGCATGATCATGAAAGCGATGAAGCCGCAGATGGCATAACCGAGAATCATCGACGGCCCGGCTGATTTCAGCACGCCCGCCGAACCGAGAAACAGGCCTGTCCCGATGGCACCGCCCAAGGCGATCAACTGGATGTGTCGATTCTTCAGGCCACGTTTCAGTTCGCCCGAGGGTGAGGTTGTTTCACTCATTCAATAGCCACCTGATCGATCTTGTTCTGTGACGGAATAGAACCTGCTGCGCTCGTGGCGCAACAGAATTGCAGCGTTCGAGGCGGATGGCCCGGAGCGTTGAACAGCACTGTTTCACAGAAAAAAGCGCAGCATTGTACACGTGCATCCCGGCTGAGGTTCAAAACAGGGAGGTCGAGGTGCGCCGGCAGTGTGACAGCGCTTTTCAGAGCGACGAAAACGACAACGCCAGCCCTGTGGACTGGCGTTGCCATTCATTCACACCGAGCGATCACTCAGGCTTGCGACGACCGAAGCCCGGACGCTGACCTGAACCTGCCGGTGGGCCACGACGCTTGCCTGACGGCGCATCATCGTTGACCAGC encodes:
- a CDS encoding amino acid permease, coding for MSETTSPSGELKRGLKNRHIQLIALGGAIGTGLFLGSAGVLKSAGPSMILGYAICGFIAFMIMRQLGEMIVEEPVAGSFSHFAHNYWGGFAGFLSGWNCWLLYILVGMSELTAVGKYIHYWLPDIPGWVSAAAFFVLINAINLTNVKVFGETEFWFAIIKVVAIIGMIALGSYMLVSGSGGPQASVSNLWEHGGFFPNGVSGLVMALAIIMFSFGGLEMLGFTAAEAEQPKTVIPKAINQVIYRILIFYIGALVVLLSLTPWDSLLASLNASGDSYSGSPFVQVFSMLGSDTAAHILNFVVLTAALSVYNSGTYCNSRMLVGMAEQGDAPKALAQVDKRGVPVKAIFASAAVTLVAVLLNYFVPQQALELLMSLVVATLVINWAMISYSHLKFRQHMNRTAQVPLFKALWYPYGNYVCLAFVVFILGIMLMIPGISISVYAIPVWLAVMWVCYRAKNRRSVVLSAQSGK
- the arfB gene encoding alternative ribosome rescue aminoacyl-tRNA hydrolase ArfB, with translation MLVISNNVHLPDAEIELTAIRAQGAGGQNVNKVSSAVHLRFDINASSLPPFYKERLLALSDSRITSDGVIVLKAQQYRTQEQNRADALLRLSELIVNAAKVEKKRRPTRPTLGSKTRRLESKSKRGSIKAGRGKVDF